The Papilio machaon chromosome 25, ilPapMach1.1, whole genome shotgun sequence genome contains a region encoding:
- the LOC106714305 gene encoding beta-1,3-galactosyltransferase 5-like, producing the protein MGVLGAAGGMRRAHAAALTALAALLLLLLARHAPAPPPRRPRPLHLPPAPHVTPPAAPAASLAHNTTTHAPTPAPTPAPPPRDPRIILTRDVYVAGHERPHPELCPALGARLQLLVLVTSAPSHASARDAVRLTWGHYASRSDVALAFVLGAPPAALRPAIDAEDSLYGDLIVGRSIDSYSNLTLKTLSMLEWADTYCPRAPRLLKTDDDMFINVPRLLKFATAPNRVNATKTIWGKVVKKSLPKRTTKSKYYVSPLQFPGKVFPDFATGPAYLVSGDAIRTLLGAAGGERYLRLEDVFVTGVLAARLKISRVHSAEFYNRKVAPHPCAVQRGIAIHMVRYHEQFDLWRKLLDGKTKCAS; encoded by the exons ATGGGCGTGCTGGGCGCGGCGGGGGGCATGCGGCGCGCACACGCCGCCGCGCTGACCGCGCTCGCCGccctgctgctgctgctgctggcCCGCCACGCGCCCGCACCGCCGCCGCGCCGTCCGCGCCCTCTGCATCTCCCACCCGCGCCGCACGTCACGCCTCCCGCCGCGCCCGCAGCGTCCCTCGCCCACAACACCACCACACACGCGCCCACGCCGGCGCCCACACCGGCGCCGCCGCCCCGCGACCCCCGCATCATCCTCACCCGCGACGTGTATGTAGCGGGACACGAGCGGCCGCACCCCGAGCTGTGCCCCGCGCTGGGCGCGCGCCTTCAGTTGCTCGTGCTCGTCACCTCGGCGCCCTCGCACGCCAGCGCGCGGGACGCCGTGCGCCTCACCTGGGGACACTACGCCTCCCGGAGCGACGTCGCCCTCGCCTTCGTGCTGggcgcgccgcccgccgcgtTACGACCCGCCATAGACGCCGAGGACTCGCTGTACGGCGACCTCATCGTCGGCAGATCCATAGACTCGTACTCGAATCTGACTCTGAAGACGTTGTCGATGCTGGAGTGGGCGGACACGTACTGCCCGCGCGCGCCGCGTCTGCTCAAGACCGACGACGACATGTTCATCAACGTGCCGCGCCTGCTCAAGTTCGCCACCGCCCCCAACAGGGTCAACGCCACCAAGACCATCTGGGGCAAGGTCGTCAAGAAGTCGCTGCCGAAGCGCACCACCAAGTCAAAGTACTACGTGTCGCCGCTGCAGTTCCCCGGCAAG GTGTTCCCCGACTTCGCGACGGGTCCCGCGTACCTGGTGTCGGGGGACGCGATACGCACACTGCTGGGTGCCGCGGGAGGCGAGCGCTACTTGCGGCTGGAGGACGTGTTCGTGACGGGCGTGTTGGCGGCGCGGCTGAAGATATCGCGCGTGCACTCCGCGGAGTTCTACAACCGCAAGGTGGCGCCGCACCCGTGTGCGGTGCAGCGCGGCATCGCCATACACATGGTGCGATACCACGAGCAGTTCGATCTCTGGAGGAAACTTCTAGACGGTAAGACCAAGTGTGCCAGCTAG
- the LOC106716018 gene encoding esterase E4, whose protein sequence is MSRCLVPYLLVCLISSVRTADQRDGSKGSKSEQFPVVITPSGPIRGSMMQTRRGRDFEAYRGIRYAEPPVGELRFQPPVPILSYKEEVNATTEGPACPLPARQGYYLDEDCLRINVYTPSHKSGQHLPVVFYIHAGGFYVFSGRSDMAGPHYLLDRDIVLVTINYRLGTLGFLSTGDALAPGNNGFKDQVAALRWVRRNIAAFGGDPDLVTITGCSAGSHSVFLHMLSPMSKGLFHRAISMSGSPIGSTLSPHHLRDLAERQARLLNCSTTGSAEIIDCLKTKSWRDLGYSLRGFYEFGFDPVRIWKPVVENDFGQERFLTEQPLAAVRAGRMHPVPYIISQTRDEFFWMAFYPLKNDTLRSKFNNDWEKVAPISFILPRDNVSEQLTRLRQVYLRDRPLANDAESASQLGRLYADAIVGFPVHRLANLMCRHSPYPVYYYEFAYVGNHSHYEDPVTNKPTGAAHHDDLIYLFSLRYRYPDVSAAGPDADVVDKMTAIWYTFAKTGDPNAYVGLDLPELSGLHWPAMTPDKRNYLRIDTSLSVMTNLKEDRIKLWEELFPIEY, encoded by the exons ATGTCCAGATGTCTGGTCCCGTACCTGCTAGTATGTCTCATCTCTTCTGTCCGGACCGCAGACCAGAGAGATGGAAGTAAAG gtTCTAAATCCGAACAATTTCCCGTTGTGATAACTCCGTCGGGACCCATCCGGGGGTCCATGATGCAGACACGGCGGGGGCGAGACTTCGAAGCATACCGAGGCATCCGGTACGCAGAGCCTCCTGTCGGTGAACTACGATTTCAG CCGCCTGTACCCATCCTGTCGTACAAAGAGGAGGTGAACGCAACGACAGAGGGTCCCGCCTGCCCTCTTCCGGCGCGTCAAGGTTACTACCTCGATGAAGACTGCCTCAGAATTAATGTTTACACGCCGAGCCATAAAAG TGGCCAACATTTACCTGTAGTGTTCTACATTCACGCGGGAGGTTTCTACGTATTCTCCGGGCGCAGTGACATGGCGGGTCCACACTACCTGCTCGACCGCGATATCGTCCTCGTAACCATCAACTACCGCCTCGGCACACTAG GTTTTCTGAGTACGGGCGATGCGCTGGCGCCAGGCAACAACGGGTTCAAGGACCAGGTGGCGGCGCTGCGCTGGGTGCGGCGCAACATCGCCGCGTTCGGCGGAGACCCCGACCTCGTCACCATCACCGGCTGCAGCGCGGGATCACACAGCGTCTTCTTGCATATGTTGTCACCAATGTCCAAAG GTCTCTTCCACCGGGCAATAAGCATGAGCGGGTCTCCAATAGGCAGCACGCTCAGCCCCCACCATCTGAGGGACCTCGCCGAGCGCCAGGCCCGGCTCCTCAATTGCAGCACCACCGGCTCTGCCGAGATCATCGACTGCCTCAAGACCAAGAGTTGGAGGGATCTCGGTTACTCCTTGCGAGGATTCTAT GAGTTCGGCTTCGACCCGGTGCGCATCTGGAAGCCGGTGGTGGAGAATGACTTCGGCCAGGAGCGGTTCCTGACGGAGCAGCCGCTGGCCGCGGTCCGCGCTGGACGCATGCATCCTGTACCCTACATCATCAGCCAGACGAGAGACGAGTTCTTCTGGATGGCATTTT ATCCATTAAAGAACGACACTCTGAGATCAAAGTTCAACAATGATTGGGAGAAAGTCGCTCCGATCTCATTCATACTTCCTCGAGATAATGTGAGCGAGCAGTTGACACGACTGAGGCAGGTGTACCTGAGAGACAGACCACTAGCCAATGACGCTGAGAGCGCCAGTCAACTGGGGCGACTGTATGCTGATGCCATTGTAGGCTTTCCTGTACACAG ACTAGCCAACCTGATGTGCCGACACTCGCCCTATCCGGTGTACTACTACGAGTTCGCGTACGTCGGCAACCACAGCCACTACGAGGACCCCGTCACCAACAAGCCCACAG GCGCGGCGCACCACGACGACCTGATCTACCTGTTCTCGCTACGGTACCGGTACCCGGACGTGTCCGCCGCCGGCCCGGACGCTGACGTCGTCGACAAGATGACCGCCATCTGGTACACGTTCGCAAAAACGGG TGACCCGAACGCGTACGTCGGACTGGACCTGCCCGAGCTGAGCGGGCTGCACTGGCCCGCCATGACGCCCGACAAGCGAAACTACCTCAGGATCGACACATCGCTGTCTGTGATGACAAATCTTAAAGAAGATCGCATCAAACTTTGGGAAGAACTGTTTCCAATTGAATATTAA